Proteins from one Anopheles nili chromosome 2, idAnoNiliSN_F5_01, whole genome shotgun sequence genomic window:
- the LOC128732211 gene encoding cartilage oligomeric matrix protein: protein MKSTLPLAGLLLLLSLFALIQQVHPLSLDPVASAELEEYIKDDFLISLRHIRPRRKFRITIEALFMIDFPESKNKFSFYLDRKNKRVTIDINTHSKVYSKNLILNDLNESTTIKSLAFAFHQSSITVYMNCKQSSTEELDVNLSKLFAGSEEPTVKLFRERKYPLFLDAELEKALSRASCQKILRRNGNHVHSRQKQAVEKMLKNKAQGDAIPERNKKRDIRNWHHTSEKYKQEFSTDFSSNRGDIPIIHGDCDENILKLLGELLKLVKELKEEVKGQRHEINYLRGLIENCAGCQTAQPLRENCQYSNPCFPGVQCYDTSTGMRCGHCPRGYVGDGRNCRPGQTCADQPCFNGVQCYDTVEGAQCGPCPAGYEGDGKHCRFRDACEDKPCAPGVHCSRLDQHPFFRCGACPAGFTGNGTACHDLDECDLVEPCDVRVRCTNTAPGFRCDPCPGGFAGVHYEGLTAMSFEGSMQRQRCSDRNECADGSARCGTGTVCHNTEGSYECQCKPGFIRNSSHECLPSDRMCMDGTICDTNAVCKHAGNNKYRCKCKVGWAGDGFLCGSDKDLDGWPDANLQCNDEKCRADNCVSIPNSGQEDADRDGIGDACDPDADNDGILNNPDNCPLVHNPDQLDSDVDGGDKQGDACDNCPTVSNVDQNDVDKDGLGDACDPDIDNDGIRNEDDNCPKVSNFNQLDTDGDRIGDVCDNCPMIPNPNQLDSDNDLIGDACDSDVDRDRDGIQDSRDNCPKLANSDQLDSDGDGRGDLCDTDADNDGILNHEDNCPIVFNPDQTDANNDGIGDICEEDFDLDLIPNYLDNCPNNSKIFSTDFRTYQTVVLDPEGDSQIDPNWVIYNKGAEIVQTQNSDPGLAVGYDAFGGVDFEGTFFVDTEIDDDYVGFIFSYQDNHKFYAVMWKKNIQTYWQATPFRASAEPGIQLKLINSNTGPGEMLRNSLWHTGDTKDQVKLLWKDPRNVGWSERTAYRWLLLHRPKIGLIRLRIFDGDKMVADSGNIFDSTLKGGRLGVFCFSQEMIIWSDLVYRCNDNVPEAIYRELPPRLQREVQVDHRS, encoded by the exons ATGAAATCAACCCTGCCACTGGCagggctgttgctgctgctgtccctGTTTGCACTCATCCAGCAAGTGCACCCGCTGTCCCTTGATCCCG TTGCATCGGCCGAGCTGGAGGAATACATTAAGGATGATTTCTTGATATCGCTCAGGCATATTAG ACCCCGCAGGAAGTTCCGCATCACCATTGAGGCGCTCTTTATGATCGATTTTCCCGAGTCGAAGAACAAGTTTTCCTTCTATCTCGACCGCAAAAACAAGCGAG TGACCATCGACATCAACACCCACTCGAAGGTGTACTCGAAGAATCTGATCCTGAACGATCTGAACGAATCAACAACGATCAAGTCGCTGGCGTTCGCGTTCCACCAGAGCTCGATCACGGTTTACATGAACTGTAAACAGTCGTCCACAGAGGAGCTGGACGTCAATCTCTCGAAGCTGTTCGCCGGTAGCGAGGAACCGACCGTCAAGCTG TTCCGTGAGCGAAAGTATCCGCTGTTCCTGGACGCCGAGCTGGAGAAGGCCCTGAGCCGGGCCAGCTGTCAGAAGATCCTTCGCCGGAATGGCAATCACGTTCACTCGCGCCAGAAGCAGGCCGTCGAGAAGATGCTGAAGAACAAGGCGCAAG GCGATGCTATACCTGAGCGCAACAAGAAACGAGACATCCGCAACTGGCACCACACGTCGGAGAAGTACAAGCAGGAATTCTCCACGGATTTTTCGTCCAACCGGGGCGACATTCCCATCATCCATGGTGATTGTGATG AGAACATCCTTAAGCTGCTGGGAGAGCTGCTGAAGTTGGTCAAAGAGCTAAAGGAGGAAGTGAAGGGACAGCGCCACGAAATCAACTACCTGCGTGGGTTGATCGAGAACTGTGCCGGCTGTCAAACGGCGCAGCCATTGCGAGAGAACTGTCAGTACAGCAATCCGTGCTTCCCAG GCGTGCAGTGCTACGACACGTCCACCGGTATGCGATGTGGCCACTGTCCGCGAGGATACGTCGGTGATGGCCGAAACTGTCGCCCGGGTCAGACTTGTGCGGACCAGCCATGCTTTAA TGGTGTCCAGTGCTATGACACGGTCGAGGGAGCCCAGTGTGGTCCCTGTCCGGCCGGGTACGAGGGCGACGGTAAGCACTGCCGGTTTCGGGACGCCTGCGAAGACAAACCCTGTGCTCCAG GTGTTCACTGCAGTAGGTTAGATCAGCACCCGTTCTTCCGCTGTGGTGCCTGTCCGGCCGGTTTCACCGGCAACGGTACTGCCTGTCACGATCTGGACGAG TGTGACCTCGTGGAGCCGTGTGACGTGCGTGTACGGTGTACCAACACGGCACCAGGCTTCCGGTGTGATCCATGTCCTGGCGGGTTCGCTGGCGTTCACTACGAGGGCTTGACGGCGATGTCCTTCGAAGGGTCGATGCAACGGCAGCGCTGTTCGGATCGTAACGAGTGTGCGGATGGTTCAGCTCGCTGTGGTACAGGCACGGTGTGTCACAACACTGAGGGATCGTACGAGTGTCAATGCAAACCGgggttcatcagaaactcctCGCACGAGTGTCTTCCTTCCGATCGGATGTGCATGGATGGGACTATCTGCGACACGAACGCGGTTTGCAAGCACGCTGGCAACAACAAGTACAG GTGCAAGTGTAAAGTAGGATGGGCAGGTGATGGCTTCTTGTGCGGATCAGATAAGGACCTGGACGGCTGGCCTGATGCTAATCTGCAATGCAACGACGAAAAGTGTCGAGCCGATAACTGCGTCAGCATTCCCAACTCCGGCCAGGAAGATGCCGATCGCGATGGTATTGGTGATGCCTGTGATCCCGATGCGGACAACGATGGAATTCTGAACAACCCG GATAACTGCCCGTTGGTGCACAATCCTGATCAACTGGATAGCGACGTGGATGGTGGTGATAAGCAGGGAGACGCGTGCGATAACTGTCCCACGGTGTCGAACGTCGATCAGAATGATGTCGATAAGGATGGGTTGGGTGATGCGTGCGATCCGGATATCGACAATGACGGCATCCGCAATGAAGATGACAACTGTCCGAAAGTGAGCAACTTTAACCAGCTGGACACTGACGGTGATCGAATTGGTGACGTGTGTGACAACTGCCCGATGATTCCGAACCCCAATCAG CTCGACTCTGACAATGATCTCATCGGTGACGCGTGCGATAGTGATGTCGATCGTGATCGGGATGGTATTCAGGATAGCCGTGACAATTGCCCAAAGTTGGCCAATTCGGACCAGCTCGATTCTGACGGTGATGGACGGGGAGATCTGTGCGACACCGACGCTGATAATGATGGCATTTTGAACCACGAAGACAACTGCCCGATCGTGTTCAACCCCGATCAAACGGACGCAAATA ACGACGGTATCGGCGATATCTGCGAGGAAGATTTCGACTTGGATCTGATACCCAACTATCTCGATAACTGCCCGAACAACTCGAAGATCTTCTCCACCGACTTCCGCACGTACCAGACGGTGGTGCTCGATCCGGAGGGTGATTCTCAGATCGATCCAAACTGGGTGATCTACAACAAGGGCGCTGAAATTGTGCAGACTCAGAACAGCGATCCTGGTCTTGCTGTTGG CTACGACGCCTTTGGTGGGGTTGACTTCGAGGGCACTTTCTTCGTCGACACGGAAATCGATGACGATTACGTCGGGTTCATCTTCAGCTACCAGGATAACCACAAATTCTACGCGGTGATGTGGAAGAAGAACATCCAGACGTACTGGCAAGCGACACCGTTCCGCGCATCAGCAGAACCAGGCATTCAGCTGAAGCTGATCAACAGCAACACGGGACCGGGTGAGATGCTACGAAACAGCTTGTGGCACACGGGCGACACCAAGGATCAGGTGAAGCTGCTCTGGAAGGATCCTCGCAATGTCGGCTGGTCCGAGCGTACGGCTTACCGCTGGTTACTGCTGCACCGACCCAAGATCGGGTTGATCCGTTTGCGTATTTTCGATGGCGACAAAATGGTGGCCGATTCGGGTAACATCTTCGATTCCACGCTGAAGGGAGGCCGATTGGGCGTGTTCTGTTTCTCGCAGGAGATGATCATCTGGTCGGATCTTGTATACCGTTGCAATG ATAACGTTCCGGAGGCCATTTATCGCGAACTGCCACCACGCTTGCAGCGCGAAGTTCAGGTGGATCATCGATCCTAA
- the LOC128732214 gene encoding adipokinetic hormone/corazonin-related peptide receptor variant I produces the protein MLSIMAHVKSNQRIEDHRNLADWSFYANESSGEQYYEMPIDMRFNSGHILSIMVYTTLMVFSATGNITVLSILAQRKVRASSRINIMLAHLAIADLLVTFLMMPLEIGWAYTVRWTAGDLMCRVMAFFRTFGLYLSSFILICISVDRYFAVLKPLKVHENRAFLMITAAWIMSGICSLPQSFIFHLEGHPNITGYQQCVTYHFFEEEIYEIIYNVLGMCLMYAFPLIVILFCYGSIYYEIFSQTNPRNLESFRRSSIDVLGRAKRKTLRMTITIVIVFVVCWTPYYVMSLWYWLDKESAKNVDQRIQKGLFLFASTNSCMNPVVYGIYNVRKKHHKNHLKTQDKSCGSHLTVKV, from the exons atgcTCAGCATTATGGCGCACGTAAAATCGAACCAACGTATCGAGGACCATCGCAATCTCGCCGATTGGTCGTTCTACGCGAATGAGTCTTCAGGCGAGCAGTACTACGAGATGCCCATCGATATGCGCTTCAACTCGGGCCACATCCTGTCCATCATGGTCTACAC CACACTGATGGTTTTTTCGGCTACCGGCAACATCACCGTGCTCAGCATCCTTGCGCAAAGGAAGGTACGCGCCTCGTCTCGCATCAACATAATGCTCGCACATCTGGCCATTGCTGATTTGTTG GTAACCTTTCTCATGATGCCACTAGAGATAGGGTGGGCTTACACGGTCAGATGGACCGCTGGGGACTTGATGTGCCGTGTGATGGCTTTCTTCCGCACCTTTGGACTGTATCTCTCCAGCTTCATCTTAATTTGCATCTCAGTTGACAG GTACTTTGCGGTTTTGAAACCTTTGAaggtgcatgaaaatcgtgcaTTTTTAATGATCACTGCCGCTTGGATAATGTCCGGTATCTGCAGTTTACCGCAG TCGTTCATCTTCCATCTGGAAGGACACCCGAATATCACCGGCTACCAGCAGTGCGTCACGTACCATTTCTTCGAGGAGGAAATTTATGAAATCATTTACAACGTGCTGGGAATGTGTCTCATGTACGCGTTTCCACTGATTGTCATTCTGTTCTGCTATGGCTCGATATACTACGAAATCTTCAGCCAAACTAATCCCAGAAACCTAG AAAGCTTCCGTCGTTCGAGTATAGACGTGCTCGgaagagcgaaaagaaaaacgctacGGATGACCATAACCATCGTGATAGTGTTCGTTGTTTGCTGGACGCCATACTATGTTATGTCCTTGTG GTACTGGCTGGATAAGGAGTCGGCCAAAAATGTGGACCAGCGTATACAGAAGGGTTTGTTCCTGTTCGCCAGCACGAACAGCTGCATGAACCCAGTGGTGTATGGTATCTACAATGTGCGGAAGaaacaccacaaaaaccaccTGAAAACTCAGGATAAAAGCTGTGGCAGTCACTTAACCGTGAAGGTGTGA